One Granulicella sp. 5B5 DNA window includes the following coding sequences:
- a CDS encoding amino acid permease, with amino-acid sequence MANLFAKKSMNVLMAEASATGENTLKRTLGPFQLTALGVGAVIGAGIFVLAGLGAHYAGPGLMLSFVLSGLGCAFAGLCYAEFAAMIPLAGSAYTYAYATLGELIAWIIGWDLTLEYAMGASTVSSGWSNYFVEVLEIFHIHFPLWLAYDHWTALGVALDNVCRQIMASNYASYVPGTQDYIAKLGALKDAPTADMMARAHVFLAAPVLFGHEIGFNLPAFLIALVVTSILAIGIQESAKFNTAIVAVKVAVVLFVLVLGSRYVHVANWGSSWHTFAPMGFAGIGAGAAYIFFAYIGFDAVSTTAQEAKNPQRDLPIGIIVSLAVCTLLYIGVAAVLTGMVPWQQVSIEAPIARAFLDRGLPWASNIITAGALAGLTSVMLVMLLGQTRVLYAMANDGLLPKKFFAEVHPKFRTPFKNTFLVGTIAAIVGALTPIDDIGKMVNIGTLLAFVIVCISIMVLRHTDPNKERPFRTPWVPLVPVLGILFNGYMMIKLGWLNWARLIIWLIIGLVVYFTYGQKHSRVQLHELPGELDAGDTPIAE; translated from the coding sequence ATGGCGAATCTTTTTGCGAAGAAGTCGATGAATGTGCTGATGGCCGAGGCCTCGGCCACGGGTGAAAACACACTCAAACGAACGCTCGGGCCCTTTCAGCTGACGGCACTCGGTGTCGGTGCTGTCATCGGAGCGGGCATCTTTGTCCTGGCCGGCCTTGGAGCGCACTACGCAGGCCCGGGCCTGATGCTCTCCTTCGTGCTCAGCGGCCTCGGCTGTGCCTTCGCCGGCCTCTGCTACGCCGAGTTCGCCGCGATGATCCCCCTCGCCGGCTCCGCCTACACCTATGCCTACGCCACACTCGGCGAACTCATCGCCTGGATCATCGGCTGGGACCTCACGCTGGAGTACGCCATGGGCGCCAGCACCGTCAGCTCCGGCTGGTCCAACTATTTCGTCGAAGTCCTCGAAATCTTCCACATCCACTTTCCGCTCTGGCTGGCTTACGACCACTGGACCGCGCTCGGCGTCGCGCTCGACAACGTCTGCCGCCAGATCATGGCCTCCAACTACGCCAGCTACGTGCCGGGCACGCAGGACTATATCGCCAAGCTCGGCGCGCTCAAGGACGCGCCTACTGCCGACATGATGGCCCGCGCCCACGTCTTCCTCGCCGCGCCCGTCCTCTTCGGCCACGAGATCGGCTTCAATCTCCCGGCCTTCCTCATCGCTCTCGTCGTCACCAGTATCCTCGCCATCGGTATTCAGGAGTCGGCCAAGTTCAACACTGCCATCGTGGCCGTCAAGGTCGCTGTAGTGCTCTTTGTACTGGTTCTCGGCTCGCGTTACGTGCACGTTGCCAACTGGGGCAGCAGCTGGCACACATTCGCTCCCATGGGCTTTGCGGGCATCGGCGCAGGTGCGGCGTACATTTTCTTCGCCTACATCGGCTTCGACGCCGTCTCCACCACCGCGCAGGAGGCTAAGAACCCGCAGCGCGATCTTCCTATCGGCATCATTGTCTCGCTGGCTGTCTGCACGCTGCTTTACATCGGAGTCGCCGCTGTACTCACCGGCATGGTGCCCTGGCAGCAGGTCAGCATTGAGGCTCCCATCGCGCGTGCATTCCTTGACCGCGGCCTGCCCTGGGCCAGCAACATCATCACTGCGGGCGCGCTCGCCGGTCTCACCAGTGTCATGCTCGTCATGCTCCTCGGCCAGACCCGAGTTCTCTACGCCATGGCGAACGACGGCCTGCTGCCCAAGAAATTCTTCGCCGAGGTGCATCCGAAGTTCCGCACACCGTTCAAGAACACCTTCCTTGTCGGCACGATTGCCGCCATCGTCGGCGCGCTCACGCCCATCGACGACATCGGCAAGATGGTCAACATCGGCACGCTGCTGGCCTTCGTCATCGTCTGCATCTCCATCATGGTGTTGCGCCACACCGACCCTAACAAGGAGCGCCCCTTCCGCACGCCCTGGGTGCCGCTGGTGCCTGTGCTCGGCATCCTCTTCAACGGCTACATGATGATCAAGCTTGGGTGGCTCAACTGGGCGCGGCTCATCATCTGGCTCATCATCGGCCTCGT
- a CDS encoding amino acid permease, with amino-acid sequence MTPSAPTQGSTTETSAPHFVRGLGLFSATAIVMGSMIGSGIFIVPADMSRTLGSPALLVAAWIVTALMTIIGALSYGELAAMMPKAGGQYVYLRESLGPIWGFLYGWTLFTVIQTGTIAAVGVAFGKFLGVFFPSVSQTHWIIHVGSGNVGLSTANLAAIAIIVLLTFTNTRGIKTGAAIQNVFTSTKVLSLLAVIAVGLFAKNAIAVATNFGPHWHVFWASANLTTTHPIQIGSFLGLGGGAALVSGLTAIAIVQVGSLFSSDAWNNVTFTAGEIQDPKRNLPLSLAIGTGVVLLLYIGCNFVYLSVLPISAIQTVPQDRVATAVMQAAFGGIGAKLMAAAILVSTFGCVNGMLLAGARVYYAMSHDGLFFKSTGVLDAKTGVPKNSLWMQCAWACLLCLSGQYGNLLDYVIFAVLVFYILTIGGLFVLRRTQPDTPRPYKAFGYPVLPALYIVMATWICGVLLRYKPQYTWPGLLLVLLGVPVYWVWQTARKRNREFE; translated from the coding sequence GTGACTCCATCGGCTCCCACTCAGGGTTCAACGACAGAAACCAGCGCGCCGCACTTTGTGCGCGGCCTCGGTCTGTTTTCGGCCACGGCCATCGTCATGGGCTCCATGATCGGCTCGGGCATCTTCATCGTCCCGGCGGACATGAGCCGCACGCTCGGCTCGCCCGCACTGCTGGTCGCCGCGTGGATCGTCACCGCGCTCATGACCATCATCGGCGCGCTCAGCTATGGCGAGCTCGCCGCCATGATGCCCAAGGCCGGCGGCCAATACGTCTACCTGCGCGAATCGCTCGGTCCCATCTGGGGCTTTCTTTATGGCTGGACGCTCTTCACCGTCATCCAGACCGGCACCATCGCCGCCGTGGGCGTGGCCTTCGGCAAGTTCCTCGGCGTCTTCTTTCCGTCGGTCAGCCAGACCCACTGGATCATCCACGTCGGCAGCGGGAACGTCGGCCTCAGCACTGCGAACCTCGCGGCCATCGCGATCATCGTTCTGCTCACCTTCACCAACACCCGCGGTATCAAGACCGGCGCGGCGATCCAGAACGTCTTCACCAGCACGAAGGTGCTCTCGCTGCTCGCGGTCATCGCTGTAGGCCTCTTCGCCAAGAATGCCATCGCCGTCGCCACCAACTTCGGCCCTCACTGGCACGTCTTCTGGGCGAGCGCGAACCTCACCACGACGCATCCCATCCAGATCGGCTCCTTCCTCGGCCTTGGCGGCGGAGCGGCCCTTGTCAGTGGCCTCACAGCCATCGCCATCGTGCAGGTAGGGTCGCTCTTCAGCTCGGACGCCTGGAACAACGTTACCTTCACTGCCGGCGAGATCCAGGACCCTAAGCGCAACCTGCCGCTCTCGCTCGCCATCGGCACGGGAGTCGTGCTGCTGCTCTACATCGGCTGCAACTTTGTCTACCTTAGCGTGCTGCCGATATCCGCGATCCAGACCGTACCGCAGGACCGCGTCGCCACCGCTGTCATGCAGGCGGCCTTCGGCGGCATCGGCGCCAAGCTCATGGCCGCAGCGATCCTCGTCAGCACCTTCGGCTGCGTCAACGGCATGCTACTCGCCGGCGCGCGTGTCTACTACGCCATGAGCCACGACGGCCTCTTCTTCAAGAGCACCGGCGTCCTCGACGCCAAGACCGGCGTGCCAAAAAACTCGCTCTGGATGCAGTGCGCCTGGGCTTGCCTGCTCTGCCTCAGCGGCCAGTACGGCAACCTGCTGGACTACGTTATCTTCGCCGTGCTGGTCTTCTACATCCTCACCATCGGCGGCCTCTTCGTCTTGCGCCGCACCCAGCCGGACACGCCGAGGCCCTACAAAGCCTTCGGGTACCCGGTGCTGCCCGCGCTGTATATCGTCATGGCAACGTGGATTTGTGGTGTACTGTTGCGATACAAGCCTCAATACACGTGGCCGGGGCTGCTGCTCGTTTTGCTCGGCGTTCCGGTGTACTGGGTCTGGCAGACTGCACGGAAAAGAAACAGGGAGTTTGAATAA
- the thiE gene encoding thiamine phosphate synthase, with protein MLSLPRLYAIADRATLDARSIAVADFAAALVSACVGLVQYRDKVNPPQQILAAAAEITSAFASRDCLLVMNDRADLAALAGWSAVHVGQGDLFVADAQQVLSRNIGQQGIVGLSTHTDEQVLAADQTDAAYIAIGPVFSTTTKPDAEQPVGLEGVRRARSLTSKPLVAIGGITRYNASSVLDAGADSVAVISGLFAPGQTLAESVEDFLACLR; from the coding sequence GTGCTTTCACTGCCCAGGCTCTACGCTATCGCCGACCGCGCCACGCTCGATGCGCGCAGCATAGCTGTCGCTGATTTCGCGGCGGCACTTGTGTCTGCCTGCGTCGGCCTCGTGCAGTACCGCGACAAGGTCAATCCACCGCAGCAAATCCTGGCCGCTGCCGCCGAGATCACATCAGCCTTCGCCAGCCGCGACTGCCTGCTTGTGATGAACGACCGCGCAGACCTCGCAGCCCTCGCCGGCTGGTCAGCCGTCCACGTCGGTCAGGGAGACCTCTTCGTCGCCGACGCACAACAAGTTCTTAGCCGCAACATCGGCCAGCAGGGAATCGTCGGCCTTTCCACGCACACGGACGAGCAGGTCCTCGCGGCCGACCAGACCGACGCAGCCTACATCGCCATCGGCCCGGTCTTTTCTACAACTACGAAACCCGACGCTGAACAACCAGTCGGACTCGAAGGCGTCCGCCGTGCCCGCTCTCTCACCAGCAAACCGCTCGTTGCCATCGGCGGCATCACTCGCTACAACGCCAGCAGCGTCCTCGACGCCGGCGCAGACTCCGTTGCCGTCATCAGCGGCCTCTTTGCGCCTGGGCAAACGCTCGCCGAGTCCGTGGAAGACTTTCTCGCGTGTTTGCGATAG
- the accC gene encoding acetyl-CoA carboxylase biotin carboxylase subunit, whose protein sequence is MFRKVLIANRGEIALRVINACKEMGIRTVAVYSEADRNSLHVKFADEAICIGPPPSKDSYLNVPAVISAAEIAGADAVHPGYGLLSENANFAEVCRASNIKFIGPRPEVTRMMGEKSTARQTMKDAKVPILPGSDGVLKDEQEALATAAKIKYPVILKAVAGGGGRGMRIVRTKEELPNLFQQASTEALNAFSNGELYMEKFIERPRHIEFQVLADEHGNVMSLGERECSIQRRHQKLIEEAPSLQITPKQREEMAKVIKRSLKDIGYWNAGTIEFLMDEDGQIYFIEMNTRIQVEHCVTEMVTGVDLVKAQLRIAAGEKLSNIVPEVPKINGHAIECRINAEHPEKFTPSPGKITVYNLPGGNGVRVDTAQYAEGVVPQYYDSLIAKLICHGKDRVEAMDKMQRALSQFVVQGIHTTIPLHQRIFADEEFRSGNFDTKFMERFLEREKLAKQLAV, encoded by the coding sequence ATGTTTCGTAAAGTTCTAATCGCCAATCGCGGAGAGATCGCGCTGCGCGTCATCAATGCGTGCAAGGAGATGGGCATCCGCACCGTCGCGGTCTACTCCGAAGCCGACCGCAACAGCTTGCACGTCAAGTTCGCCGATGAGGCCATCTGCATTGGGCCGCCGCCCTCCAAGGACAGCTACCTCAACGTCCCCGCCGTGATCTCCGCCGCGGAGATCGCCGGCGCCGACGCCGTTCACCCTGGCTACGGCCTCCTCAGCGAGAACGCCAACTTCGCAGAGGTCTGCCGCGCCAGCAACATCAAGTTCATCGGCCCGCGTCCCGAGGTCACCCGCATGATGGGCGAGAAGTCCACCGCGCGCCAGACGATGAAGGACGCCAAGGTGCCCATCCTCCCGGGCTCCGACGGCGTGCTGAAGGACGAGCAGGAAGCGCTCGCAACCGCCGCTAAGATTAAGTACCCGGTCATCCTCAAGGCTGTCGCCGGCGGTGGCGGCCGCGGCATGCGTATCGTGCGCACCAAGGAGGAGTTGCCCAATCTCTTCCAGCAGGCCTCCACTGAAGCGCTCAACGCCTTCTCCAACGGCGAGCTCTATATGGAGAAGTTCATCGAGCGCCCGCGCCACATCGAGTTTCAGGTCCTCGCCGACGAGCATGGCAACGTCATGTCCCTCGGCGAGCGCGAGTGTTCCATCCAGCGCCGCCACCAGAAGCTCATCGAAGAGGCCCCCAGTCTCCAGATCACGCCCAAGCAGCGCGAGGAGATGGCGAAGGTCATCAAGCGCTCGCTCAAGGACATCGGCTACTGGAACGCCGGCACCATCGAGTTCCTGATGGACGAGGACGGCCAGATCTACTTCATCGAGATGAACACCCGCATCCAGGTCGAGCACTGCGTCACCGAGATGGTCACCGGCGTCGACCTTGTGAAGGCGCAGCTCCGCATCGCCGCGGGCGAAAAGCTCAGCAATATCGTCCCCGAAGTCCCGAAGATCAACGGCCACGCCATCGAGTGCCGCATCAACGCCGAGCACCCCGAAAAGTTCACGCCTAGCCCTGGCAAGATCACCGTCTACAACCTGCCCGGCGGCAACGGCGTCCGCGTCGACACCGCACAGTACGCCGAGGGCGTTGTGCCGCAGTACTATGACTCGCTGATCGCGAAGCTCATCTGCCACGGCAAGGACCGCGTCGAGGCCATGGACAAGATGCAGCGTGCATTGAGCCAGTTTGTGGTGCAGGGCATCCACACCACCATCCCGCTGCACCAGCGCATCTTCGCCGACGAAGAGTTCCGCTCCGGCAACTTCGATACGAAGTTCATGGAGCGCTTCCTCGAGCGCGAGAAGCTGGCGAAGCAGCTAGCTGTTTAG
- the accB gene encoding acetyl-CoA carboxylase biotin carboxyl carrier protein: MDGNDLKELRELVEFLKASGIAEFEMERPDLKVGLKFQGAAAPASSGVDAGQLAALLAASRGAGPAPAAPVAIAASAAPADEPAKAPSEEDGAHIVKSPIVGTFYAAPSPDAPAFVAVGDTVSVGKVLCIIEAMKLMNEIESDAAGKIVKIFVQPGQPVEYGQPLFAIK; this comes from the coding sequence ATGGATGGGAATGATCTGAAAGAGTTGCGCGAGCTGGTGGAGTTTTTGAAGGCCAGCGGCATCGCCGAGTTTGAGATGGAGCGGCCGGACCTGAAGGTGGGGCTCAAGTTCCAGGGCGCCGCTGCCCCTGCCTCGTCCGGTGTGGACGCGGGCCAGCTAGCAGCGCTCCTCGCAGCCTCGCGCGGCGCGGGCCCGGCTCCTGCTGCACCCGTAGCGATTGCCGCCTCCGCGGCTCCGGCGGATGAGCCTGCCAAGGCCCCCAGCGAAGAAGACGGCGCACACATCGTCAAGTCGCCCATCGTCGGCACCTTCTACGCCGCGCCCTCGCCCGACGCACCGGCCTTCGTCGCCGTTGGCGATACCGTCTCCGTCGGCAAGGTCCTCTGCATCATCGAGGCCATGAAGCTGATGAACGAGATCGAGAGCGACGCCGCCGGCAAGATCGTCAAGATCTTCGTCCAGCCCGGCCAGCCGGTCGAGTACGGCCAGCCGCTGTTCGCGATCAAGTAA
- a CDS encoding aminopeptidase P family protein translates to MQHGPRRRQAIESAQKAGAHALLATHGPDVRYLSGFTGSSGAVALFGGRAWLFTDGRYTTQARAEAKGLRVFIDKGSPSVRAAAWLAAQGATSCAYDASHTTVSELDALRKAIPGKLRRSFFVAADGLVARLREIKDIDELAIMRRAAALGCRLFDGVLEHIVPGATEVQVAANLEFQARLAGAEAMSFETIVASGVRSALPHGHATKARLPRRGFVTLDFGVVLDGYCSDMTRTVHLGKAGPQEWDVYHSVLEAQQAAVAAVRPGITCGDVDEAARSVLRKAKLEKAFSHSTGHGVGLEIHEGPRVAAKQQQVLEPGMVITIEPGAYLPGKFGVRIEDMVRVTQRGGEVLTAASPKVWIEL, encoded by the coding sequence ATGCAGCACGGACCAAGACGCAGACAGGCGATCGAGTCTGCACAAAAGGCGGGCGCACACGCTCTGCTGGCAACGCACGGGCCGGACGTCCGCTACCTCAGCGGATTCACTGGCTCCAGTGGCGCCGTCGCCCTCTTCGGCGGCCGGGCATGGCTGTTTACCGACGGCCGCTACACTACCCAGGCCCGCGCCGAAGCCAAGGGCCTCCGGGTCTTCATCGACAAGGGTTCACCCTCGGTACGCGCCGCCGCCTGGCTCGCCGCCCAAGGCGCAACCAGCTGCGCGTACGACGCCTCCCACACCACCGTCTCCGAGCTTGACGCCCTGCGCAAGGCCATCCCGGGCAAGCTGCGGCGCAGCTTCTTCGTCGCCGCCGACGGCCTCGTAGCCCGGCTCCGCGAGATCAAGGACATAGACGAGCTTGCCATCATGCGCCGCGCCGCCGCTCTGGGCTGTCGCCTGTTCGACGGCGTGCTGGAGCATATCGTCCCTGGCGCGACAGAGGTGCAGGTCGCCGCTAACCTCGAGTTCCAGGCGCGACTCGCCGGGGCTGAGGCCATGAGCTTTGAGACCATCGTCGCCAGCGGGGTGCGCTCGGCGCTGCCTCACGGCCACGCCACGAAGGCCAGGCTGCCCCGCCGCGGCTTCGTCACGCTCGATTTTGGTGTCGTTCTCGACGGTTATTGCTCCGACATGACTCGCACCGTGCACCTCGGCAAGGCGGGCCCGCAGGAGTGGGACGTGTATCATTCGGTGCTGGAAGCCCAGCAGGCGGCCGTAGCAGCCGTGCGGCCAGGTATCACCTGCGGGGATGTCGATGAGGCCGCGCGTTCAGTGCTGCGAAAGGCAAAGCTGGAGAAGGCCTTCAGCCACTCCACCGGCCACGGCGTCGGGCTGGAGATCCACGAAGGTCCGCGCGTCGCCGCAAAGCAGCAGCAGGTCCTGGAGCCCGGCATGGTCATCACCATTGAGCCCGGGGCCTACCTGCCCGGCAAGTTTGGAGTGCGCATCGAAGATATGGTGCGCGTAACGCAACGGGGTGGCGAGGTGTTGACCGCAGCCAGCCCCAAGGTTTGGATTGAGCTATAG
- a CDS encoding metallophosphoesterase, translating to MSYGSGVQSAPKPGASITRRSFMVGAGAAAAELAGFASTRGRHQLQTTERTFDIANLPDAFVGYRIVQLSDIHMEEYTEAWYLERVVAVTNALKPDLVLLTGDFVSRGPLSLKTSWRAAGLCAEILTGLKAPQRYAILGNHDVAVGAEHVIMPLREHGTPFLVDSYVAIERGYDRIWLCGTDDATTTPDLRTTVPPDPRAPVLLMCHEPDYADDLMKMPQFSKVDLMLSGHSHGGQVRLPYLGPLILPPGGRKYVEGHYQLGRTQLYVNRGIGTVGIPLRFDCPSEITHITLQRA from the coding sequence ATGTCTTACGGTTCGGGCGTGCAGAGCGCCCCCAAGCCCGGCGCTTCCATCACTCGCCGCAGCTTCATGGTGGGAGCGGGCGCAGCCGCAGCAGAGCTGGCAGGCTTTGCCTCCACCCGTGGACGCCACCAGCTCCAGACCACAGAGCGGACCTTCGACATCGCTAACCTGCCGGACGCCTTTGTCGGCTACCGGATCGTGCAGCTGAGCGATATTCACATGGAGGAGTACACCGAGGCCTGGTACCTGGAGCGCGTGGTCGCAGTGACCAACGCCCTGAAACCAGATCTCGTTCTGCTGACAGGCGACTTCGTCAGTCGCGGGCCGCTGTCTCTGAAGACATCGTGGCGGGCCGCCGGGCTCTGTGCGGAGATCCTGACCGGACTGAAGGCGCCGCAGCGCTATGCGATCCTGGGCAATCATGACGTCGCCGTTGGCGCCGAGCATGTCATCATGCCTCTGCGTGAGCATGGGACGCCGTTTCTTGTGGACAGCTATGTGGCGATTGAACGCGGCTATGACCGCATATGGCTCTGCGGCACCGACGATGCCACGACAACTCCCGACCTGCGGACGACAGTCCCGCCCGACCCACGCGCCCCTGTGCTGCTGATGTGCCACGAACCGGACTACGCCGACGACCTGATGAAGATGCCGCAGTTTTCGAAGGTAGACCTGATGCTCTCCGGCCACAGCCATGGTGGACAGGTGCGGCTGCCGTATCTGGGGCCGTTGATTCTGCCACCCGGCGGGCGCAAGTATGTGGAGGGCCACTACCAGCTGGGTCGTACCCAGCTCTATGTCAACCGAGGGATCGGCACAGTGGGCATACCCCTGCGCTTCGACTGCCCTTCGGAGATCACGCACATCACGCTGCAGCGCGCTTGA
- a CDS encoding helix-turn-helix domain-containing protein produces the protein MDIRQAAEYLGISGDTLYRYASEGFVPAFKLGNRWRFRKSLLDNWMDEKSGVVAPPVAVDPAVKKPVVRAR, from the coding sequence ATGGACATTCGCCAGGCAGCGGAGTACCTGGGCATCAGCGGGGACACGCTCTATCGCTACGCCTCCGAAGGTTTTGTGCCGGCCTTCAAGCTGGGCAACCGCTGGCGTTTTCGCAAGAGCCTGTTGGACAACTGGATGGACGAGAAGAGCGGTGTAGTGGCGCCGCCTGTCGCGGTCGATCCTGCGGTGAAGAAGCCGGTGGTACGCGCGCGTTAG
- a CDS encoding MBL fold metallo-hydrolase yields MTLLQRAKKAGKAYLNPMPTTVGGFSTVFKVLPQYVFNREETEPKQPLGPFPTDVSLYATPPASGLRVTWFGHSSSLVEIDGVRILIDPVWEQRASPFRWMGPKRFFAPTLALEAMPPLDAVIISHDHYDHLGASTVRQLARLQPQARWVTSLGVGRWLREFGVAAERITELDWTQSAELAGLKITAWPSRHFSGRGISDRFTTLWSSFVLEGLQHRIYYGADSGPWDGFAQIAAQYQGGFDLTMLEIGASSPFWPDIHLGPDNAVKAYQAMGATGLLMPVHWGLFSLALHGWRQPMERISELANERGVRLWSPRPGEPTEVIGQEALWSSWWHRER; encoded by the coding sequence ATGACACTTTTGCAGCGAGCGAAGAAGGCCGGTAAGGCCTATCTCAACCCCATGCCGACCACGGTGGGCGGCTTCAGCACCGTCTTCAAGGTGTTGCCTCAGTACGTCTTCAACCGCGAGGAGACCGAGCCAAAGCAGCCGCTCGGGCCGTTCCCAACCGATGTCAGCCTCTACGCGACACCTCCGGCCAGCGGCCTGCGCGTCACCTGGTTCGGGCACTCCTCGTCGCTGGTGGAGATCGACGGCGTCCGCATTCTTATCGACCCTGTCTGGGAACAGCGTGCCAGCCCATTCCGCTGGATGGGCCCCAAACGCTTCTTCGCTCCTACGCTGGCACTCGAAGCCATGCCGCCGCTTGACGCCGTCATCATCTCGCACGACCACTATGACCACCTCGGTGCTTCCACCGTCCGCCAGTTGGCGCGTCTGCAGCCGCAGGCCCGGTGGGTCACCTCACTCGGCGTAGGCCGTTGGCTGCGCGAGTTCGGTGTTGCTGCCGAGCGCATCACCGAGCTGGACTGGACCCAGAGCGCCGAGTTGGCCGGGCTCAAGATCACCGCGTGGCCCTCGCGACACTTCTCCGGCCGCGGCATCAGTGACCGCTTTACAACGCTCTGGAGCTCGTTTGTGCTTGAAGGTTTGCAGCACCGCATCTACTACGGCGCAGACTCCGGCCCGTGGGACGGCTTCGCCCAGATCGCCGCGCAATACCAGGGCGGCTTCGATCTCACCATGCTGGAGATCGGCGCATCCTCGCCCTTCTGGCCCGACATCCACCTGGGACCGGACAACGCCGTAAAAGCCTATCAGGCGATGGGTGCGACCGGCCTGCTGATGCCGGTTCACTGGGGGCTCTTCAGCCTGGCCCTGCACGGGTGGCGGCAGCCCATGGAGCGCATTTCCGAGCTGGCAAACGAACGAGGCGTGCGCCTCTGGTCACCTCGGCCAGGAGAGCCGACCGAGGTTATCGGCCAGGAAGCTCTGTGGTCTTCCTGGTGGCATCGCGAGAGGTAA
- a CDS encoding long-chain fatty acid--CoA ligase, which translates to MLDFSTINELFLFMSQRGSTTVAQWKDHGDWKPISSQAMYGRVRAAVELLRRWGIQRGDRVALVSENRWEWPVVDFAILAIGAVSVPLYQTLTPEQMGYILRDSGSKAFILSGKQQFKKLCEAGEVPTLEHVCIFDEGDFGSNVESFSAALKGAVGLEKPDASFDAMVRETKPEELATIVYTSGTTGDPKGVVLTHKNLADNLRHSTDGLYIGPKDSSISFLPLSHALARHLDYAIYGNGGQIAYLPKFDDLVGAMKAVRPTIFLAVPRVYEKIRQGTESKSTGLKKKIFHWAQGVGKSHSKEIMAGKQPSSPLWKLADKLVYSKLREAFGGNARLFVSGGAPLGMDSSVWFLDLGIRVFEGYGLTETSPVLSRNTFDGYRIGTVGGIIPNIELRIADDGEIEVKGTSVFAGYWRREEETKKEFTADGWFKTGDIGKVEDGYLSITDRKKELLKTSGGKYIAPQPIEGKLKADGLVSNAAVVGDMKKYASVIISPDIAALVRWADQNGVPAGERDALVKNPKVQKQYESIVKKVNAGLEQHETLKRVLVVPEEWNIDSGELTPSMKLKRRVILEKYKDEIAALYRE; encoded by the coding sequence ATGCTGGATTTTTCGACGATCAACGAGTTGTTCCTGTTTATGAGCCAGCGCGGCTCCACCACCGTGGCGCAGTGGAAGGACCACGGCGACTGGAAGCCCATCAGCTCGCAGGCAATGTACGGCCGCGTCCGCGCGGCAGTCGAGCTACTGCGCCGCTGGGGCATCCAGCGCGGCGACCGCGTCGCCCTCGTCAGCGAGAACCGCTGGGAGTGGCCGGTTGTCGACTTCGCCATTCTGGCCATCGGAGCGGTCAGCGTGCCGCTCTACCAGACGCTCACGCCTGAGCAGATGGGCTACATTCTGCGCGACTCCGGCTCGAAGGCCTTCATCCTCTCCGGCAAGCAGCAGTTCAAAAAACTCTGCGAGGCCGGTGAGGTCCCGACCCTCGAACACGTCTGCATCTTTGACGAAGGCGACTTCGGCAGCAACGTTGAGAGCTTCTCCGCAGCGCTCAAAGGCGCGGTCGGCCTGGAGAAACCCGACGCCAGCTTTGACGCGATGGTGCGCGAGACCAAGCCTGAAGAGCTGGCGACCATCGTCTACACCTCCGGTACCACCGGCGACCCCAAGGGCGTGGTGCTCACGCATAAGAACCTCGCCGACAACCTGCGCCACTCGACCGACGGTCTGTACATCGGTCCGAAGGACTCGTCGATCTCCTTCCTGCCGCTCAGCCACGCGCTCGCGCGTCACCTCGACTACGCCATTTATGGCAACGGCGGCCAGATCGCCTATCTGCCTAAGTTCGACGACCTAGTCGGCGCGATGAAGGCCGTCCGTCCGACCATCTTCCTCGCCGTGCCGCGCGTCTACGAGAAGATCCGGCAGGGAACTGAATCTAAGTCAACCGGCCTCAAGAAGAAGATCTTCCACTGGGCGCAGGGCGTGGGCAAGAGCCATAGCAAGGAGATCATGGCGGGCAAACAGCCCAGCTCGCCGCTCTGGAAGCTCGCCGACAAGCTTGTCTACTCCAAGCTGCGCGAGGCTTTCGGCGGCAACGCACGGCTCTTCGTCTCGGGCGGCGCGCCGCTTGGCATGGACTCATCGGTATGGTTCCTCGACCTCGGCATCCGCGTCTTTGAGGGCTACGGCCTCACCGAGACCTCGCCTGTGCTCTCGCGGAACACCTTCGATGGCTACCGCATTGGCACCGTCGGTGGCATCATCCCCAACATCGAGCTGCGCATCGCAGATGATGGAGAGATCGAAGTGAAGGGTACCTCTGTCTTCGCCGGCTACTGGCGCCGCGAGGAGGAGACGAAGAAGGAGTTCACTGCCGATGGCTGGTTCAAGACCGGCGACATCGGCAAGGTGGAAGATGGCTACCTCTCCATCACCGACCGCAAGAAGGAGCTGCTGAAGACCTCCGGCGGCAAGTACATCGCGCCGCAGCCGATCGAGGGCAAGCTCAAGGCCGATGGCCTAGTGAGCAACGCCGCTGTCGTCGGCGACATGAAGAAGTACGCCAGCGTGATCATCTCGCCGGACATCGCGGCGCTGGTGCGCTGGGCCGATCAGAACGGCGTCCCCGCAGGGGAGCGCGATGCTCTCGTGAAGAACCCCAAGGTGCAAAAGCAATACGAGAGCATCGTCAAGAAGGTGAACGCCGGCCTCGAGCAGCATGAGACGCTGAAGCGCGTCCTTGTCGTCCCTGAGGAGTGGAACATTGATAGCGGCGAGCTCACCCCCAGCATGAAGCTGAAGCGGCGCGTCATCCTCGAAAAGTACAAGGACGAGATCGCCGCCCTGTATCGTGAGTAA